GCCAAGATCAACAAAGTTGTGGCTGCTCTATCTCGACTGTCTAAAACGGCGGTCATTGAAAGTTACGTAGCAGACCTATCAACACTCTCAGAGGTCGAAGCGCTCGCCACTCAGATAATGGCTGACCACCAGCGACTCGACGTTCTCATCAACAACGCAGGCGTGTATAAGGTGTCGGAAATTACCACTTCAGATAACCTTGATGTGCGCTTCGTGGTTAACACCATTGCACCTTATTTACTGACACAAAAGCTGCTTCCTCTTTTTGATACGCACAGCCGTATCGTCAACCTATCTTCAGCAGCTCAGTCACCCGTAGATTTAAGTGCCCTTATCAGCCCAAATGCAGGAGAGTTAGATGGCCCCGTTTACACACAAAGTAAACTCGCACTAACGATGTGGTCGATTGACTTGGCGAATGCCTTAACAAATAGCCCAACAACTAATGGCCTCGCGGTTATTCCAGTAAACCCTGCCTCTTTCTTAGGGAGCAAGCTGGTCAAAGATGCTTATGGCGTTGATGGTAATGATCTTGCGATTGGCGCAGACATCCTTTGCCGTGCAGCGCTCAGCGATGAGTTTTCCGATGCCTCAGGAAGATACTTCGACAATGATTCTGGGTTATTCAAAGACCCTCACAACGATGCTCTTGATCCCATTAAAAACCGTAAACTGGTGGAAGTGATCGAGCAGCTGTTGCAAGAAAAGTTATCCGCCGCCCCCCATTGATTCCGGCAGACACAGAGCACTACGCATACTTGATAAAAGCTTGGCTCAACTGCTGAAAGAGTGAGTCCACATTGGG
The window above is part of the Vibrio chagasii genome. Proteins encoded here:
- a CDS encoding SDR family NAD(P)-dependent oxidoreductase; the encoded protein is MQKIILITGATDGIGLETAKMLAQQGHHILIHGRNPAKINKVVAALSRLSKTAVIESYVADLSTLSEVEALATQIMADHQRLDVLINNAGVYKVSEITTSDNLDVRFVVNTIAPYLLTQKLLPLFDTHSRIVNLSSAAQSPVDLSALISPNAGELDGPVYTQSKLALTMWSIDLANALTNSPTTNGLAVIPVNPASFLGSKLVKDAYGVDGNDLAIGADILCRAALSDEFSDASGRYFDNDSGLFKDPHNDALDPIKNRKLVEVIEQLLQEKLSAAPH